In a genomic window of Bemisia tabaci chromosome 1, PGI_BMITA_v3:
- the LOC109041070 gene encoding uncharacterized protein, giving the protein MRYNSPVVLDERTLDKLQGLADNGMSLMRTYLPLTSHDDLRQFEVNLSDYSFRAQIVKELSLSGRKNFKKTITDICRQLMTDDLAHDFSWKGQRNNKMAMEDLLLKDLIFDVVRLKGFRPPCLGSYKIIEIIKEWLAQANNRLKRRQTKYLRFNPSSGSLGHHHLFRSLQN; this is encoded by the exons ATGCGGTACAACTCGCCTGTTGTGCTGGATGAAAGAACTCTGGATAAACTGCAAGGTTTAGCCGACAATGGAATGAGTTTAATGAGGACCTACCTACCGCTGACCTCTCACGATGACCTACGTCAGTTTGAAGTCAATCTATCGGATTACTCTTTCCGTGCTCAAATC GTAAAAGAGCTGTCActttctggaagaaaaaacttcaaaaaaaccATCACTGATATTTGTCGGCAACTTATGACTGATGACTTGGCCCACGATTTCAGTTGGAAGGGACAAAGGAACAACAAAATGGCCATGGAAGATCTCCTTCTTAAGGATCTAATTTTTG ATGTCGTGAGATTAAAAGGGTTTCGGCCACCTTGTCTTGGCAGTtacaaaataattgaaatcattaaagAATGGTTAGCTCAAGCGAATAATCGGCTCAAAAGGCGGCAAACTAAATATTTAAGGTTCAATCCTTCCTCTGGAAGCCTGGGTCATCATCACTTATTCAGATCACTTCAGAACTAA
- the LOC109041052 gene encoding uncharacterized protein: MVWWPRLIRVSVETARSFAGILKAERQPFADWGNVVDGVPRQRQSLADCSPDDPIFPCPRCERCYKHLRSMKKHLKLECGVEPQFPCPLCDYKAKQKISLQKHLTKHH; the protein is encoded by the coding sequence ATGGTGTGGTGGCCACGTTTGATTCGTGTTTCAGTTGAAACTGCTCGGAGCTTCGCGGGGATCCTGAAGGCGGAGCGGCAGCCGTTCGCGGACTGGGGGAACGTGGTGGACGGAGTGCCCCGACAGCGGCAGAGCCTGGCCGACTGTTCCCCGGACGACCCGATATTCCCGTGTCCCCGCTGCGAGCGATGCTACAAGCACCTCAGGTCCATGAAGAAGCACCTCAAGCTCGAGTGCGGCGTCGAGCCCCAGTTCCCGTGCCCGCTCTGCGACTACAAGGCCAAGCAGAAGATCTCCCTCCAGAAACACCTCACCAAGCATCACTAG